A single region of the Bacteroides luhongzhouii genome encodes:
- a CDS encoding sialate O-acetylesterase — MKRILFSLFLSLITILSFAADGFTVADVFTDHMVLQRNAIIKIWGEAQNGSLVEVRFAGQLRKVKAIQGKWQVTLKTGEAGGPYKLDIINGNNKVSFQDVLIGDVWLAGGQSNMEFALRRVKDAQKEISSADYPQIRYYKVPRKFYPEQEVSKASWRICSPQTAPEFSAIAYYFSRNIHKELNIPIGIIQTPVGGTTVEAWTSRTLLMSDKDFQPIVNNYDSIIRSYGPDGYEKLYNRYVSSLTEYHQLSAEQKKYIDKPVEPMGRKNFHRPIGLSETMLNTVIPYTLKGFLFYQGESNTARGAQYRKLFPAMINEWRTAWGQGDIPFLFIQLPRFETKTRYWYELREAQYLTSHYVKNTAMVVAFDQGNPKDIHPIVKDTVGWRLSQLALGKVYGKKVVCQGPEFKKMTKTADGSLLLDFANAGTGLVNKDKAATLSGFTVAGKDGKFYPAEAIIVGKNQVKVKNNLVTNPVDVRYLWVNSADMNLFNKEGFPAFPFRTDKYRLATEGVYVNPAPVLPDLDLFLFIGQSNMAGRGYITNNYKSNIKNTYLLTPAGGMEPARNPLNKYSTIRKRLDLQGVGPAYSFAKAITNKTGRPLGLVVNARGGSSINSWMKGAKDNYYDEALSRIRQAMKFGTLKAIIWHQGESDSNVPGTYILKLQELVANLRKDLNNAKLPFIVGELAEWRINGTSEAFNEMLRTVPQHIPYSYCVSSKELVPLIDENDPHFSADSQIILGRRYAEAAYKACYSEE; from the coding sequence ATGAAACGCATATTATTTTCTTTATTTTTATCACTGATAACAATACTGTCCTTTGCAGCTGACGGATTTACGGTAGCAGATGTCTTTACGGACCACATGGTGTTGCAGCGAAATGCCATAATAAAGATATGGGGAGAAGCTCAAAACGGCTCACTGGTTGAGGTCCGGTTTGCAGGGCAACTTCGGAAAGTAAAAGCCATTCAAGGAAAATGGCAAGTAACATTGAAGACTGGAGAAGCCGGAGGACCCTATAAATTAGACATTATAAACGGTAATAATAAGGTTAGTTTTCAAGATGTTTTAATAGGTGACGTATGGTTGGCGGGTGGTCAGTCGAACATGGAATTCGCTTTACGCAGAGTAAAAGATGCTCAAAAGGAAATTAGTTCGGCCGACTATCCACAAATACGTTATTATAAAGTACCGAGGAAATTCTATCCGGAACAGGAAGTGTCCAAAGCATCATGGAGGATATGTTCACCGCAGACAGCACCGGAGTTTTCTGCTATCGCTTATTATTTTTCCAGGAACATACATAAAGAGTTGAATATTCCTATCGGTATCATTCAGACTCCGGTAGGAGGAACCACGGTAGAGGCCTGGACAAGCAGGACATTACTGATGTCGGACAAAGACTTCCAGCCGATAGTAAATAATTATGATAGTATAATAAGATCTTACGGACCGGATGGGTACGAAAAATTATACAACCGTTATGTTTCAAGTCTGACAGAATATCACCAGTTGAGCGCGGAACAAAAGAAGTATATAGACAAACCGGTGGAACCTATGGGAAGAAAGAATTTCCATAGACCGATAGGGTTGTCCGAGACAATGCTAAACACTGTTATTCCTTACACATTGAAAGGTTTCCTCTTTTATCAGGGAGAGTCAAACACAGCCCGCGGAGCGCAATACCGCAAATTGTTTCCTGCCATGATAAATGAATGGAGAACTGCTTGGGGACAGGGGGATATTCCTTTTCTCTTTATTCAGTTACCTAGATTCGAAACGAAAACACGTTATTGGTATGAGCTACGTGAAGCGCAATATCTCACCTCGCACTATGTAAAAAATACAGCAATGGTTGTCGCTTTCGATCAGGGTAATCCGAAAGACATTCATCCCATAGTGAAAGACACAGTAGGCTGGCGGTTATCTCAATTAGCACTAGGAAAAGTTTACGGTAAAAAAGTTGTTTGCCAGGGGCCGGAATTCAAGAAGATGACGAAAACTGCCGATGGGTCTTTGTTACTTGATTTTGCCAATGCCGGTACAGGGCTCGTTAATAAAGACAAAGCAGCAACACTTTCAGGCTTCACTGTTGCAGGTAAAGATGGTAAGTTCTATCCTGCTGAAGCAATAATCGTAGGCAAAAATCAAGTAAAGGTGAAAAATAATCTGGTGACAAATCCCGTGGATGTCCGTTACCTCTGGGTGAATAGTGCCGATATGAACTTATTTAATAAAGAAGGCTTTCCGGCATTTCCCTTCCGTACAGACAAGTATCGGTTAGCAACGGAAGGCGTATATGTTAATCCGGCGCCGGTACTACCTGACCTTGATTTGTTTCTTTTCATCGGCCAGTCTAATATGGCAGGACGGGGATACATCACAAATAACTATAAAAGTAACATTAAGAATACGTATCTGCTTACTCCCGCTGGCGGGATGGAACCGGCACGTAATCCTTTGAACAAATATTCTACGATTCGCAAACGATTGGATTTACAAGGAGTGGGGCCTGCTTATTCATTCGCAAAAGCAATTACAAATAAAACCGGACGTCCGCTAGGACTGGTAGTAAATGCCCGTGGAGGCAGTTCTATCAATTCTTGGATGAAAGGGGCAAAAGACAATTATTATGATGAAGCTCTGTCACGTATACGTCAGGCAATGAAGTTCGGTACACTGAAAGCCATTATCTGGCACCAGGGAGAAAGCGACAGTAATGTCCCAGGGACATATATATTGAAACTACAAGAACTGGTAGCCAATTTGCGCAAAGATTTAAATAATGCCAAACTCCCGTTCATTGTAGGTGAACTGGCAGAATGGAGGATAAACGGCACATCAGAAGCATTCAATGAAATGCTACGAACAGTTCCCCAACATATTCCTTATTCTTATTGTGTGTCATCCAAAGAGTTAGTTCCCTTGATTGACGAGAATGATCCTCACTTCAGTGCAGACAGCCAAATAATCCTGGGCCGAAGATATGCTGAAGCTGCTTATAAGGCTTGTTACTCTGAAGAATAA
- a CDS encoding DNRLRE domain-containing protein: protein MYLRKCLVLVYGAMVIPFVGISADNVNVALHKPVIASSQQKEFPASNVTDGVISRKSSWTSAKGARTPHILDLNLQKYYDIDRVIIYTGIPEPEKTEQEKGQAPGFWAMKNFKIQYWDDANWTDLPNTECTENRLDKIEFTFTPQLTTFQLRLISTDGEPVTINEFEVYGKEKKNMIAPVIRNELPDRVHKEFPKDMLVTVNKNVIGNTMKYVAYNQGYYMPGSNISGWLEYSNVNSLRVWTSMNDYVPEEAVNYQKNLNTLEEFEAYKHELRSNPEKNNFIKWKPILERCRKQQFSTNSMVFEYALLELKRLNIDVVLQMNSTDFDHTWSNKWKQWQRFYALAFYAAKTGDVTMFAMQNEPNHRHSGPMKITQYVDAMKIVSDAIYCAIQDVNKLYGKHLKSRFVSPVTAGSNANWWAEVVKSLRIDYRGLPSDRDLLDIFSTHSYNLPAAGYVSKVSDIRKIIVDNHPLNRSLPIVYTETGRWMNAYLIDKYETMDSPSLFTEWAGEYTNNTLNQGYGMWAFKFANTTSNTYPRGIKSGHHFIWQGKRIVEDAYNNVALGKKVIDLTSSHPAQVKVITDGNKTDASMWTSVNTDEKKCLEIDLGKSYSLGAAVVYTGSEYGVYTGPDRVKNFRLQYWEGTGWKDIEETIENNARYTQSFFLFKTPVTSSRIRFIATDKGSIKVREIKLFDEESVKNIPESYDISGIQRTGQVVRLFAKGFKDERPLLETVKSVPDNEVDALTSYNPEEMRYYIWLVQRKLSPNTLTLNLKSLNLPTGTKVFAEKVSADAYGEVVWSKEISENGQLSFELPAQSVMLLTIPARKNTPCTLIATADATIKNGSNSEKNFGKIKKMSVEMNASQINHNQVSYIKFDLSKVDNINAALLQIYGNSPDKYSYRFHVYALDNCDWNEMSLNWNNAPNLDREQMRITQVGNTAHVAGEIVVNKNASYHQLDVTKLIRKCKQKEITFVLIRELRQLGDDSDNGKSCYLDTKESNHKPILSIW, encoded by the coding sequence ATGTACCTTAGAAAATGTTTGGTTTTAGTTTATGGAGCCATGGTTATACCTTTCGTGGGTATATCTGCTGATAATGTGAATGTGGCATTACACAAACCGGTAATAGCTTCTTCACAACAAAAAGAATTTCCTGCATCCAATGTAACTGACGGAGTTATTTCGCGCAAATCTTCCTGGACAAGTGCCAAAGGCGCTCGTACTCCGCATATTCTTGATCTTAATTTGCAAAAATATTATGATATCGACAGGGTAATTATCTACACGGGAATTCCTGAACCGGAAAAGACGGAACAAGAGAAAGGACAAGCTCCCGGCTTCTGGGCGATGAAGAACTTCAAAATTCAGTATTGGGACGATGCAAACTGGACAGACTTGCCTAATACGGAATGTACGGAGAACCGGTTGGATAAAATCGAATTTACATTTACCCCACAGCTTACTACTTTCCAGCTTCGACTAATCTCTACTGATGGGGAACCTGTTACCATCAATGAGTTTGAAGTATATGGCAAAGAAAAGAAAAATATGATTGCTCCTGTTATACGGAATGAATTGCCAGATAGAGTTCATAAAGAATTTCCTAAGGACATGCTTGTAACAGTCAATAAAAATGTGATAGGCAATACCATGAAATACGTGGCTTACAATCAAGGATATTATATGCCCGGCAGCAACATCTCAGGTTGGCTTGAATATTCTAATGTAAACAGTTTACGCGTATGGACATCCATGAATGATTATGTACCCGAAGAGGCAGTAAATTATCAGAAGAACTTGAATACACTAGAAGAGTTTGAAGCGTACAAACATGAATTACGGAGTAATCCTGAAAAAAATAACTTCATCAAATGGAAACCGATTTTGGAAAGATGCCGCAAACAACAATTCTCAACCAATTCAATGGTATTTGAATATGCTTTACTTGAATTGAAACGCTTGAACATAGACGTAGTCCTACAGATGAATTCAACAGACTTTGACCATACATGGAGCAATAAATGGAAACAATGGCAACGCTTTTATGCCCTGGCATTTTATGCAGCCAAAACAGGTGACGTGACAATGTTCGCCATGCAGAACGAACCTAATCACCGACATTCCGGTCCGATGAAAATCACACAATATGTAGATGCCATGAAAATTGTGTCAGATGCTATATATTGTGCTATACAGGACGTAAACAAACTCTATGGAAAGCATCTGAAATCACGTTTTGTAAGTCCTGTTACGGCAGGCTCCAACGCAAACTGGTGGGCGGAGGTTGTGAAAAGCTTGCGTATCGATTATCGGGGATTACCTTCTGACAGAGACTTGCTGGACATATTCTCGACACACTCTTATAATCTTCCGGCAGCAGGATATGTATCCAAGGTTTCAGACATACGGAAGATCATAGTAGATAATCATCCTTTAAACCGCTCTCTTCCGATAGTGTATACTGAAACCGGGCGTTGGATGAATGCCTATCTCATTGACAAATACGAGACGATGGACTCCCCTTCCCTATTTACCGAATGGGCAGGTGAATATACCAACAATACTCTTAACCAGGGGTATGGTATGTGGGCCTTCAAATTTGCCAACACAACCAGCAACACCTATCCGCGTGGCATTAAATCGGGACATCATTTTATCTGGCAAGGCAAGAGAATCGTAGAAGATGCTTACAACAACGTAGCATTGGGGAAGAAAGTCATTGATTTGACCTCTTCACATCCTGCACAAGTGAAAGTGATCACCGACGGCAACAAGACCGACGCCTCCATGTGGACATCTGTGAATACAGACGAAAAGAAATGCCTCGAAATAGATTTGGGAAAGAGTTATTCTTTAGGTGCGGCCGTAGTCTATACCGGCTCGGAATACGGAGTCTACACAGGTCCGGACCGCGTGAAGAATTTCCGGTTGCAATATTGGGAGGGTACCGGTTGGAAAGATATTGAAGAAACGATTGAAAACAATGCTCGCTATACGCAATCTTTCTTTCTATTTAAGACTCCTGTGACAAGTTCGAGAATTCGTTTTATTGCTACCGATAAGGGCAGTATCAAGGTAAGGGAGATAAAATTGTTTGATGAAGAATCAGTAAAAAACATCCCGGAATCTTATGATATAAGTGGCATTCAGCGGACGGGACAGGTAGTCCGGCTTTTTGCAAAAGGTTTTAAGGACGAACGGCCGCTATTGGAAACGGTAAAATCAGTCCCCGATAATGAGGTAGATGCATTAACCTCTTACAACCCGGAAGAAATGCGATATTATATATGGCTTGTACAACGTAAACTCTCGCCAAACACGCTGACTTTGAATTTAAAATCATTAAACCTCCCCACCGGTACAAAGGTATTTGCCGAAAAAGTAAGTGCGGATGCCTATGGCGAAGTGGTGTGGTCAAAAGAAATTTCCGAAAACGGACAACTATCGTTCGAACTACCGGCTCAAAGTGTGATGCTTCTTACTATCCCCGCTCGCAAAAATACGCCTTGCACTTTGATTGCTACAGCAGACGCTACTATAAAAAATGGCAGTAATAGCGAAAAGAACTTTGGCAAAATAAAAAAGATGAGTGTAGAAATGAACGCTTCACAGATTAATCACAATCAGGTCAGCTACATCAAATTCGACTTATCCAAAGTAGATAATATAAATGCGGCACTACTGCAGATTTATGGTAATTCGCCGGACAAGTATTCATATCGTTTCCATGTCTATGCCTTAGACAACTGCGATTGGAATGAAATGTCCTTAAATTGGAATAACGCTCCTAACCTGGATAGGGAACAAATGCGTATAACCCAAGTAGGGAACACCGCACATGTAGCGGGAGAAATCGTAGTCAATAAAAATGCTTCATATCATCAGCTCGATGTTACTAAACTGATACGTAAGTGTAAACAGAAAGAGATCACTTTCGTATTGATAAGGGAGCTCCGACAATTGGGTGATGATTCGGACAATGGTAAAAGTTGCTATTTGGATACGAAAGAGTCTAACCATAAGCCGATATTATCTATCTGGTAA
- a CDS encoding glycoside hydrolase family 2 TIM barrel-domain containing protein encodes MRTKLLGAFCLLFPLLSVAADIQRITPITTDNSVKIEVTLSAEAGEHLLLDATIVGSQNKEKLCNFSKEYLFTHKTDTTVILATDQLTPKLWSPVSPVLYDLTLKAGERTFQKRIGFRKFEMHNGTFYLNDKPIYLRGNAINPPERGIPEQLERSKEFARDYVRYMKSLHINIIRIPDNQNWMDVCDEEGMMIFAGRYGRPKHATKTAPPKDFELSLKTYKEIDLGPFTSHPSVVIYILSNEMPYEGKVGDLYRDFLTRMYQELKKWDSTRLYICNAGYGLGKSADIYDVHRYWGWYYNSFLTYLNMRDKDMWQNPGKVQPITFTECVGNYTGIDGRFNLCSRTKQPGSQKCWTGHLPDAEQAEAAMAYQAFVLKNATELFRRLRSQNDCLAGTMPFTIVFHHWDGVSSFAEMKPKPVARQYQLSYQPILLSWENWQSQVYAGKKLSVVAHVVNDDDYGNGLSDARLHWWIEHEGKKVISGENEFPFIPYYGTDKLPLTINIPQNLPTGNYLLKGEIYSKGKKVSYNESELFLAGKDWSNPTDTETTFFVYDTTPEQQTLNCLQRKGYSVKKTSSLTKLPKNSTFVIGKDSWDDNLDRQTEELKVYVNKGGRIICLEQNQATVNPSWLPVKIKFLEHSNNDPIYLSPSLAYKDGMNINLERPYHPIFKGLTPRMFRLWSDYTSYDESKNGFPAIYPVNTGYELQSSSIKDVAILANYSRALAGTALSELFVGKGSILLSGFDLIDHCEVDPVADKLLSNMIQYMTVNKKHERYVAVNDSIIWGDYASERGIVNAPCNGLMVNTIPIIPEGQEKLPKYKVQVDEYGYQYAGSYGGWNSKPGVQYVTYGRRPMAPFTFSRGGSPIVDKSSTVGEGYFYLALPRKAKTMVTVLENPVDEPLNISLSVTDGTWEKYIIQPKQQLIIRTNISHLKNKMKVTLKGDRRTILLKTIIKKSPK; translated from the coding sequence ATGAGAACAAAACTATTAGGTGCTTTTTGTCTGTTATTCCCATTATTATCGGTTGCTGCCGATATTCAAAGAATAACTCCTATTACCACTGACAATAGTGTCAAAATAGAAGTAACTTTATCAGCGGAAGCGGGTGAACATTTATTGCTTGATGCTACCATTGTCGGCTCACAGAATAAAGAGAAACTATGCAACTTTTCAAAAGAATATCTCTTTACTCATAAAACCGATACGACAGTTATACTGGCTACGGATCAATTAACTCCGAAATTATGGAGTCCGGTTTCACCTGTACTTTATGATCTTACACTAAAAGCAGGGGAGCGAACTTTTCAGAAGAGAATAGGATTCAGAAAATTTGAGATGCATAACGGTACCTTCTATTTAAACGACAAACCAATCTACCTGCGAGGCAATGCCATAAACCCACCGGAACGTGGTATACCGGAACAACTAGAGCGAAGTAAAGAGTTTGCACGTGACTATGTGCGATATATGAAAAGCCTTCATATAAATATCATTCGTATCCCCGACAACCAAAATTGGATGGATGTATGTGACGAAGAAGGAATGATGATATTTGCCGGTCGGTACGGCCGTCCCAAACATGCAACAAAAACAGCTCCCCCAAAGGATTTCGAACTGTCACTTAAAACCTATAAAGAAATAGACCTAGGTCCGTTTACCTCCCATCCTTCTGTGGTAATTTATATTTTATCCAATGAAATGCCCTACGAAGGAAAAGTGGGGGATTTATACAGGGATTTTCTTACTCGAATGTATCAAGAACTTAAAAAATGGGATAGTACCCGTTTGTATATTTGTAATGCCGGCTATGGTCTAGGGAAATCAGCAGATATCTATGACGTACACAGGTATTGGGGATGGTACTATAACTCTTTCCTCACCTACCTGAATATGCGTGACAAGGATATGTGGCAAAATCCGGGAAAAGTACAGCCCATCACCTTCACGGAATGCGTGGGTAACTATACCGGTATAGACGGACGCTTTAACCTTTGTTCGAGAACCAAACAACCCGGTTCTCAAAAGTGCTGGACTGGACATTTGCCTGATGCGGAACAAGCAGAAGCCGCCATGGCCTATCAGGCATTTGTTCTGAAAAATGCAACGGAGCTATTCCGTCGCTTGAGAAGCCAGAATGATTGTCTGGCTGGCACCATGCCTTTCACAATTGTATTTCACCATTGGGACGGAGTAAGTTCTTTTGCCGAGATGAAACCTAAACCGGTCGCTAGGCAGTATCAGCTTAGCTATCAGCCTATATTATTGAGTTGGGAAAACTGGCAATCACAAGTATATGCAGGAAAGAAGCTATCGGTAGTGGCACACGTAGTGAATGACGATGATTACGGTAATGGATTGAGCGATGCCCGCCTGCATTGGTGGATTGAGCATGAAGGCAAGAAAGTGATATCGGGAGAAAATGAATTCCCTTTTATACCTTATTATGGAACCGATAAATTACCTCTTACTATCAATATCCCACAGAATCTACCCACAGGAAATTATCTATTAAAAGGAGAGATTTATTCCAAAGGTAAAAAGGTGTCATATAACGAAAGCGAATTATTTCTTGCCGGAAAAGATTGGAGCAACCCGACTGACACAGAAACAACGTTTTTTGTATATGATACTACCCCGGAACAACAGACATTGAACTGTTTACAAAGAAAGGGATATTCCGTGAAAAAGACATCCTCATTGACTAAACTTCCAAAGAATTCCACTTTTGTTATCGGTAAAGATTCGTGGGATGATAACCTTGACAGACAAACCGAAGAATTGAAAGTGTATGTCAATAAAGGCGGCCGCATTATTTGCCTTGAACAGAATCAAGCTACCGTCAACCCATCCTGGTTGCCCGTAAAGATAAAATTTCTGGAACATAGTAATAATGACCCGATTTATTTGTCACCGTCTCTAGCATATAAAGACGGCATGAATATCAATTTGGAACGTCCTTATCATCCAATTTTCAAAGGATTGACTCCACGTATGTTCAGACTATGGTCTGACTATACTTCCTATGATGAATCAAAGAATGGTTTCCCTGCCATCTATCCTGTAAATACGGGTTATGAACTGCAATCGTCTTCAATAAAGGATGTAGCAATTCTCGCCAACTATAGCCGTGCCCTGGCTGGTACGGCTTTGTCCGAGTTGTTTGTGGGGAAAGGTTCTATCCTTTTATCCGGATTTGACTTGATAGACCATTGCGAAGTAGATCCTGTAGCCGACAAACTTCTTTCCAACATGATTCAGTATATGACTGTCAATAAGAAGCATGAACGGTATGTAGCCGTAAACGATTCCATTATTTGGGGAGACTATGCCTCTGAACGGGGGATAGTTAATGCTCCCTGTAACGGTTTGATGGTGAATACGATCCCTATCATTCCAGAAGGACAGGAAAAATTACCTAAGTATAAAGTACAGGTTGATGAATATGGATATCAATATGCAGGCTCCTATGGAGGCTGGAATTCGAAACCGGGAGTGCAATATGTCACATACGGCAGACGTCCGATGGCTCCATTTACTTTCTCACGTGGAGGTAGCCCCATTGTCGATAAATCTTCAACCGTTGGCGAAGGTTACTTTTATCTGGCACTCCCTCGAAAGGCAAAGACTATGGTTACTGTATTGGAGAATCCGGTAGACGAGCCTCTTAACATCAGTCTTTCGGTCACGGATGGAACATGGGAAAAGTATATCATCCAACCCAAACAACAGTTGATTATCAGAACGAATATCTCTCATCTGAAAAACAAGATGAAAGTGACGCTGAAAGGAGACAGGCGTACCATATTATTAAAGACTATAATAAAGAAATCCCCAAAGTAA